A genomic window from Periophthalmus magnuspinnatus isolate fPerMag1 chromosome 16, fPerMag1.2.pri, whole genome shotgun sequence includes:
- the LOC117383481 gene encoding zinc finger protein 516-like isoform X2, translated as MSSIINPRESAEVMETESKKIVDEKAIPESEDGTNDKGSFDCNVCGRSFPFLSSLSQHMRRHTGARPYKCPYCDHRASQKGNLKVHIRSHNLGTLSTHHSNEDDGGEEEEMSVSEGLDGGTSPTKSSSACNKMINGNATEESRRKLPVRSLKREKSSSDQRPFCCRLCGFEAQREDQLLSHIEKVHITADTEEDTVVKEEALSEPDAAPSQDDGSFPCETCGQVFTQAWFLKSHMKKHAGIFDHCCRICGRRFREAWFLKSHMKTHNTKSRSRSRADSAEHPATINDVAQDPEIVSSVTSIYQMCSKCGNLFHTKESLRAHDKVHSFSYGKKSQNQCRPCEDDPPAAKRCLLDYLRLKPVEENTQNEEAESEEKVLGQRIPELDPVCSYQAWQLATKGKVVEPVEPSFKTSNGGGSNTEEALGSAAVVFEKESSRYVLQGQEKKGQGRRSSSGQGSQASSGERTPESLSDSEYRPASRQDRKRPSQSPAPSKSNECLECGKVFRSRHQMVLHQKVHSKDRGGRASGGKDGTTKQDRCGSNSDPDSGFPSRPSTPGYGDSPPASALGQEASEMGSANAGEIADVKPYVCSLCDFVSTESSAYKTHLRVQHPGSHDDSPSPSPSSDRGPPSGFSKLKKALLHSMNNSVSSSTDLSLNSSPLDPSSVPVNLCVRTEEHRGTSTMAMDRKNLPSHKCSFCSHSTRYPEVLWMHQTVAHRINSNSSSLAPKWAPKNTPKSSKENSLSWRRRTGPPPVLEGKECPPLTPLSKSKRTQPPNQSNEPIKKSRPSSNSTIPSSSTSAFSKKAVSSQSGRPPVRPQGGSTSNIRSTPEQSHQSYFKPKVDNIYPRTSSSSCLEKSANSLLRSSKSSTSSTQATRTNERYVMPQEGLGFMLSNKHTLADYNRARGSHHQPVSSSHSQSRASATRPSAITHSSTHSSTHSYLSAQVQGGALQNHSSAALPSEGHKEVRHESGSEAAAAEMPADVLSFLKNYSPHELAALYHRWGAANALLDPTGMLRSLMRQGQYFCHECGKNFSQPSHLRTHMRSHTVGFDFNGLHRGTDATHATASEAPKQGRGRSAASSAHTEPLRKGT; from the exons ATGTCCTCAATTATAAACCCCCGAGAGAGTGCGGAGGTGATGGAAACAGAGAGCAAGAAGATAGTGGATGAAAAAGCCATTCCTGAAAGTGAAGATGGCACCAATGACAAAGGCTCATTCGACTGTAACGTGTGTGGACGCAGTTTCCCTTTCCTCAGCTCTCTGTCGCAGCACATGAGGCGGCACACAGGGGCACGACCCTACAAGTGCCCCTACTGCGACCACCGGGCCTCCCAGAAGGGCAACCTCAAAGTGCACATCCGCAGCCACAATCTCGGCACTCTGTCTACTCACCATTCCAATGAGGACGatgggggggaggaggaggagatgagcgTTTCGGAGGGGCTTGACGGGGGAACGAGCCCGACTAAAAGCAGTTCAGCGTGCAACAAAATGATCAATGGTAACGCAACAGAGGAGAGCCGTAGGAAGCTGCCTGTAAGGAGTTTGAAAAGAGAGAAATCATCATCGGATCAGCGGCCTTTCTGTTGTCGCCTGTGCGGTTTTGAAGCACAGAGGGAAGACCAACTGCTAAGCCACATAGAGAAAGTTCACATTACAGCGGACACAGAGGAAGATACTGTTGTTAAAGAGGAGGCCTTGTCCGAACCTGATGCAGCTCCGTCTCAAGATGATGGTAGCTTCCCCTGTGAGACATGTGGCCAAGTCTTCACCCAGGCCTGGTTCTTAAAATCGcatatgaaaaaacatgctGGAATTTTTGACCACTGCTGCAGAATCTGTGGACGGCGGTTTCGTGAGGCCTGGTTTCTCAAGTCTCACATGAAAACTCACAACACAAAATCCAGGTCGCGATCGAGAGCTGATTCTGCGGAGCACCCTGCCACCATCAATGACGTGGCGCAAGACCCTGAAATTGTCTCCTCTGTTACATCCATTTATCAAATGTGCTCCAAATGTGGCAATCTCTTCCATACTAAAGAAAGCCTGCGAGCGCATGACAAAGTTCACAGTTTTAGTTATGGCAAGAAATCCCAAAACCAATGCAGGCCTTGTGAAGACGATCCTCCCGCTGCTAAGAGATGCCTCCTCGATTACTTAAGGCTAAAACCTGTTGAGGAAAATACACAGAATGAAGAGGCAGAAAGTGAAGAGAAGGTGTTGGGTCAGAGGATCCCAGAGCTGGATCCTGTTTGCAGCTATCAGGCTTGGCAGTTAGCCACTAAAGGCAAGGTCGTAGAACCTGTTGAGCCAAGTTTTAAGACATCTAACGGAGGAGGAAGTAATACAGAGGAGGCCTTGGGTtcagctgctgttgtgtttgagaAAGAGAGCAGTCGTTATGTGTTGCAGGGTCAGGAGAAGAAGGGGCAGGGGAGACGCAGTAGCTCCGGACAGGGCAGTCAAGCCTCATCAGGAGAGAGGACTCCAGAGAGCCTCAGTGACTCAGAGTACAGACCTGCATCCCGTCAGGACCGAAAGCGACCCTCCCAGTCCCCAGCTCCGTCAAAGTCCAATGAGTGCCTGGAGTGTGGGAAGGTGTTCCGCAGTCGCCACCAGATGGTTCTACACCAGAAGGTCCACAGCAAAGACAGAGGCGGCAGGGCATCTGGAGGAAAAGACGGCACCACAAAACAGGACCGCTGTGGCTCCAACAGTGATCCTGATTCAGGGTTCCCAAGTCGACCCAGCACCCCGGGATATGGAGACTCTCCCCCTGCCTCAGCATTGGGACAAGAGGCCTCTGAGATGGGCTCTGCTAATGCTGGAGAGATAGCAG ATGTGAAGCCCTATGTCTGCAGCCTGTGTGATTTTGTTTCTACTGAGTCCAGCGCTTACAAGACTCATCTTCGTGTTCAACATCCAGGTTCCCATGACGACAGCCCCAGCCCAAGCCCTAGCTCTGACCGGGGGCCCCCCAGTGGTTTCTCTAAACTAAAGAAAGCTCTTCTTCATAGCATGAACAACTCTGTTTCCTCTTCCACTGACCTTTCCCTGAATTCCTCTCCTCTCGATCCAAGCTCTGTGCCTGTAAATCTATGTGTTAGAACAGAGGAACATAGGGGTACAAGCACCATGGCAATGGACCGAAAGAACCTCCCCAGCCACAAGTGCTCCTTCTGCTCTCACTCCACCCGCTACCCTGAAGTCTTGTGGATGCACCAGACTGTGGCACATCGCATCAACAGCAATAGCTCTAGTCTTGCGCCCAAATGGGCCCccaaaaacaccccaaaaagCTCCAAAGAGAATTCACTGTCGTGGAGGAGGCGTACAGGCCCGCCACCTGTTCTGGAAGGAAAGGAGTGCCCACCTTTGACTCCATTGTCAAAATCAAAACGCACCCAACCACCAAACCAATCAAACGAACCAATTAAGAAAAGCCGACCCAGCAGTAATTCCACTATACCATCTTCCTCAACGTCTGCCTTTTCCAAGAAAGCAGTGTCAAGCCAAAGTGGTAGGCCTCCTGTAcgtccacaagggggcagcaCCAGCAACATAAGATCTACACCAGAACAGAGTCACCAGTCTTATTTTAAACCTAAAGTAGATAATATTTACCCCCGAACATCGTCTTCATCATGTTTGGAGAAAAGTGCTAACTCGTTATTGCGCTCTTCAAAATCTAGTACTAGCTCAACTCAGGCCACAAGGACAAATGAGCGCTATgtgatgcctcaggaggggtTAGGGTTCATGCTGTCTAATAAACATACACTAGCAGACTACAACAGAGCGCGGGGGTCCCATCACCAGCCCGTATCCAGCTCTCACAGCCAAAGCCGAGCCAGTGCTACAAGGCCCAGTGCTATCACTCACAGCTCAACCCACAGCTCAACACACAGTTACCTATCCGCACAGGTCCAAGGAGGAGCACTGCAGAACCACTCATCTGCTGCTCTGCCTTCAGAAGGTCACAAAGAGGTCAGGCACGAGTCAGGGTCTGAGGCTGCTGCAGCTGAGATGCCCGCAGATGTCCTCAGCTTTCTCAAGAACTACAGCCCACATGAACTGGCAGCGCTCTATCACCGCTGGGGAGCAGCCAATGCTCTGCTGGATCCCACag GGATGCTGCGATCTCTAATGCGACAAGGACAATACTTCTGTCATGAATGTGGAAAGAACTTCAGTCAGCCAAGCCACCTGCGCACACACATGAGGTCccacacag TTGGGTTTGATTTTAACGGACTCCACAGAGGCACTGACGCCACTCACGCCACCGCTTCTGAAGCTCCCAAACAA GGGAGAGGCCGTTCTGCTGCCAGCTCTGCCCATACCGAGCCTCTCAGAAAGGGAACCTAA
- the LOC117383481 gene encoding zinc finger protein 516-like isoform X1: protein MSSIINPRESAEVMETESKKIVDEKAIPESEDGTNDKGSFDCNVCGRSFPFLSSLSQHMRRHTGARPYKCPYCDHRASQKGNLKVHIRSHNLGTLSTHHSNEDDGGEEEEMSVSEGLDGGTSPTKSSSACNKMINGNATEESRRKLPVRSLKREKSSSDQRPFCCRLCGFEAQREDQLLSHIEKVHITADTEEDTVVKEEALSEPDAAPSQDDGSFPCETCGQVFTQAWFLKSHMKKHAGIFDHCCRICGRRFREAWFLKSHMKTHNTKSRSRSRADSAEHPATINDVAQDPEIVSSVTSIYQMCSKCGNLFHTKESLRAHDKVHSFSYGKKSQNQCRPCEDDPPAAKRCLLDYLRLKPVEENTQNEEAESEEKVLGQRIPELDPVCSYQAWQLATKGKVVEPVEPSFKTSNGGGSNTEEALGSAAVVFEKESSRYVLQGQEKKGQGRRSSSGQGSQASSGERTPESLSDSEYRPASRQDRKRPSQSPAPSKSNECLECGKVFRSRHQMVLHQKVHSKDRGGRASGGKDGTTKQDRCGSNSDPDSGFPSRPSTPGYGDSPPASALGQEASEMGSANAGEIADVKPYVCSLCDFVSTESSAYKTHLRVQHPGSHDDSPSPSPSSDRGPPSGFSKLKKALLHSMNNSVSSSTDLSLNSSPLDPSSVPVNLCVRTEEHRGTSTMAMDRKNLPSHKCSFCSHSTRYPEVLWMHQTVAHRINSNSSSLAPKWAPKNTPKSSKENSLSWRRRTGPPPVLEGKECPPLTPLSKSKRTQPPNQSNEPIKKSRPSSNSTIPSSSTSAFSKKAVSSQSGRPPVRPQGGSTSNIRSTPEQSHQSYFKPKVDNIYPRTSSSSCLEKSANSLLRSSKSSTSSTQATRTNERYVMPQEGLGFMLSNKHTLADYNRARGSHHQPVSSSHSQSRASATRPSAITHSSTHSSTHSYLSAQVQGGALQNHSSAALPSEGHKEVRHESGSEAAAAEMPADVLSFLKNYSPHELAALYHRWGAANALLDPTGMLRSLMRQGQYFCHECGKNFSQPSHLRTHMRSHTGERPFCCQLCPYRASQKGNLKTHVQSVHHMPFDNSQFPETKALRVDQAEQGGLASKHVPRPQQQ from the exons ATGTCCTCAATTATAAACCCCCGAGAGAGTGCGGAGGTGATGGAAACAGAGAGCAAGAAGATAGTGGATGAAAAAGCCATTCCTGAAAGTGAAGATGGCACCAATGACAAAGGCTCATTCGACTGTAACGTGTGTGGACGCAGTTTCCCTTTCCTCAGCTCTCTGTCGCAGCACATGAGGCGGCACACAGGGGCACGACCCTACAAGTGCCCCTACTGCGACCACCGGGCCTCCCAGAAGGGCAACCTCAAAGTGCACATCCGCAGCCACAATCTCGGCACTCTGTCTACTCACCATTCCAATGAGGACGatgggggggaggaggaggagatgagcgTTTCGGAGGGGCTTGACGGGGGAACGAGCCCGACTAAAAGCAGTTCAGCGTGCAACAAAATGATCAATGGTAACGCAACAGAGGAGAGCCGTAGGAAGCTGCCTGTAAGGAGTTTGAAAAGAGAGAAATCATCATCGGATCAGCGGCCTTTCTGTTGTCGCCTGTGCGGTTTTGAAGCACAGAGGGAAGACCAACTGCTAAGCCACATAGAGAAAGTTCACATTACAGCGGACACAGAGGAAGATACTGTTGTTAAAGAGGAGGCCTTGTCCGAACCTGATGCAGCTCCGTCTCAAGATGATGGTAGCTTCCCCTGTGAGACATGTGGCCAAGTCTTCACCCAGGCCTGGTTCTTAAAATCGcatatgaaaaaacatgctGGAATTTTTGACCACTGCTGCAGAATCTGTGGACGGCGGTTTCGTGAGGCCTGGTTTCTCAAGTCTCACATGAAAACTCACAACACAAAATCCAGGTCGCGATCGAGAGCTGATTCTGCGGAGCACCCTGCCACCATCAATGACGTGGCGCAAGACCCTGAAATTGTCTCCTCTGTTACATCCATTTATCAAATGTGCTCCAAATGTGGCAATCTCTTCCATACTAAAGAAAGCCTGCGAGCGCATGACAAAGTTCACAGTTTTAGTTATGGCAAGAAATCCCAAAACCAATGCAGGCCTTGTGAAGACGATCCTCCCGCTGCTAAGAGATGCCTCCTCGATTACTTAAGGCTAAAACCTGTTGAGGAAAATACACAGAATGAAGAGGCAGAAAGTGAAGAGAAGGTGTTGGGTCAGAGGATCCCAGAGCTGGATCCTGTTTGCAGCTATCAGGCTTGGCAGTTAGCCACTAAAGGCAAGGTCGTAGAACCTGTTGAGCCAAGTTTTAAGACATCTAACGGAGGAGGAAGTAATACAGAGGAGGCCTTGGGTtcagctgctgttgtgtttgagaAAGAGAGCAGTCGTTATGTGTTGCAGGGTCAGGAGAAGAAGGGGCAGGGGAGACGCAGTAGCTCCGGACAGGGCAGTCAAGCCTCATCAGGAGAGAGGACTCCAGAGAGCCTCAGTGACTCAGAGTACAGACCTGCATCCCGTCAGGACCGAAAGCGACCCTCCCAGTCCCCAGCTCCGTCAAAGTCCAATGAGTGCCTGGAGTGTGGGAAGGTGTTCCGCAGTCGCCACCAGATGGTTCTACACCAGAAGGTCCACAGCAAAGACAGAGGCGGCAGGGCATCTGGAGGAAAAGACGGCACCACAAAACAGGACCGCTGTGGCTCCAACAGTGATCCTGATTCAGGGTTCCCAAGTCGACCCAGCACCCCGGGATATGGAGACTCTCCCCCTGCCTCAGCATTGGGACAAGAGGCCTCTGAGATGGGCTCTGCTAATGCTGGAGAGATAGCAG ATGTGAAGCCCTATGTCTGCAGCCTGTGTGATTTTGTTTCTACTGAGTCCAGCGCTTACAAGACTCATCTTCGTGTTCAACATCCAGGTTCCCATGACGACAGCCCCAGCCCAAGCCCTAGCTCTGACCGGGGGCCCCCCAGTGGTTTCTCTAAACTAAAGAAAGCTCTTCTTCATAGCATGAACAACTCTGTTTCCTCTTCCACTGACCTTTCCCTGAATTCCTCTCCTCTCGATCCAAGCTCTGTGCCTGTAAATCTATGTGTTAGAACAGAGGAACATAGGGGTACAAGCACCATGGCAATGGACCGAAAGAACCTCCCCAGCCACAAGTGCTCCTTCTGCTCTCACTCCACCCGCTACCCTGAAGTCTTGTGGATGCACCAGACTGTGGCACATCGCATCAACAGCAATAGCTCTAGTCTTGCGCCCAAATGGGCCCccaaaaacaccccaaaaagCTCCAAAGAGAATTCACTGTCGTGGAGGAGGCGTACAGGCCCGCCACCTGTTCTGGAAGGAAAGGAGTGCCCACCTTTGACTCCATTGTCAAAATCAAAACGCACCCAACCACCAAACCAATCAAACGAACCAATTAAGAAAAGCCGACCCAGCAGTAATTCCACTATACCATCTTCCTCAACGTCTGCCTTTTCCAAGAAAGCAGTGTCAAGCCAAAGTGGTAGGCCTCCTGTAcgtccacaagggggcagcaCCAGCAACATAAGATCTACACCAGAACAGAGTCACCAGTCTTATTTTAAACCTAAAGTAGATAATATTTACCCCCGAACATCGTCTTCATCATGTTTGGAGAAAAGTGCTAACTCGTTATTGCGCTCTTCAAAATCTAGTACTAGCTCAACTCAGGCCACAAGGACAAATGAGCGCTATgtgatgcctcaggaggggtTAGGGTTCATGCTGTCTAATAAACATACACTAGCAGACTACAACAGAGCGCGGGGGTCCCATCACCAGCCCGTATCCAGCTCTCACAGCCAAAGCCGAGCCAGTGCTACAAGGCCCAGTGCTATCACTCACAGCTCAACCCACAGCTCAACACACAGTTACCTATCCGCACAGGTCCAAGGAGGAGCACTGCAGAACCACTCATCTGCTGCTCTGCCTTCAGAAGGTCACAAAGAGGTCAGGCACGAGTCAGGGTCTGAGGCTGCTGCAGCTGAGATGCCCGCAGATGTCCTCAGCTTTCTCAAGAACTACAGCCCACATGAACTGGCAGCGCTCTATCACCGCTGGGGAGCAGCCAATGCTCTGCTGGATCCCACag GGATGCTGCGATCTCTAATGCGACAAGGACAATACTTCTGTCATGAATGTGGAAAGAACTTCAGTCAGCCAAGCCACCTGCGCACACACATGAGGTCccacacag GGGAGAGGCCGTTCTGCTGCCAGCTCTGCCCATACCGAGCCTCTCAGAAAGGGAACCTAAAGACACACGTCCAGAGTGTCCACCACATGCCCTTTGACAACAGCCAGTTTCCAGAAACCAAGGCACTACGAGTGGACCAAGCAGAGCAGGGAGGCCTGGCTTCAAAGCATGTCCCAAGACCGCAACAGCAATGA